A single genomic interval of Pangasianodon hypophthalmus isolate fPanHyp1 chromosome 8, fPanHyp1.pri, whole genome shotgun sequence harbors:
- the tubb2b gene encoding tubulin beta-2b chain has translation MREIVHLQAGQCGNQIGAKFWEVISDEHGIDPTGTYHGDSDLQLDRINVYYNEASGGKYVPRAVLVDLEPGTMDSVRSGPFGQVFRPDNFVFGQSGAGNNWAKGHYTEGAELVDSVLDVVRKEAESCDCLQGFQLTHSLGGGTGSGMGTLLISKIREEYPDRIMNTFSVVPSPKVSDTVVEPYNATLSVHQLVENTDETYCIDNEALYDICFRTLKLTTPSYGDLNHLVSATMSGVTTCLRFPGQLNADLRKLAVNMVPFPRLHFFMPGFAPLTSRGSQQYRSLTVPELTQQMFDAKNMMAACDPRHGRYLTVAAIFRGRMSMKEVDEQMLNVQNKNSSYFVEWIPNNVKTAVCDIPPRGLKMAATFIGNSTAIQELFKRISEQFTAMFRRKAFLHWYTGEGMDEMEFTEAESNMNDLVSEYQQYQDATAEEEGEFEEEGEEELA, from the exons atgaggGAAATCGTGCATCTTCAGGCTGGTCAGTGCGGTAACCAGATCGGAGCCAAG ttctgggAGGTTATTAGCGATGAGCATGGTATCGACCCAACTGGCACATACCATGGAGACAGTGATCTCCAGCTGGACAGGATCAATGTCTACTACAACGAGGCATCCG GTGGCAAATACGTGCCCCGTGCTGTGCTGGTAGACTTGGAGCCTGGTACCATGGACTCTGTGAGGTCTGGACCTTTTGGTCAGGTCTTCAGACCAGACAACTTTGTCTTTG GTCAGAGTGGTGCTGGAAACAACTGGGCCAAGGGCCACTACACAGAGGGAGCCGAGCTTGTCGACTCTGTGCTGGATGTGGTGCGTAAGGAGGCTGAGAGCTGCGACTGCCTGCAGGGCTTCCAGCTCACCCACTCCCTGGGTGGTGGCACTGGCTCAGGTATGGGCACTCTGCTCATCAGCAAGATCCGTGAAGAATATCCCGACCGTATCATGAACACCTTCAGCGTGGTACCCTCGCCCAAAGTGTCCGACACCGTCGTAGAGCCCTACAACGCCACATTATCCGTACACCAGCTGGTCGAAAACACAGACGAGACCTATTGTATTGACAACGAAGCTCTGTACGATATTTGCTTCCGCACACTGAAGCTCACGACACCCTCATACGGTGACCTCAACCACCTCGTGTCGGCCACCATGAGCGGCGTCACCACCTGTCTCCGTTTCCCTGGTCAGCTCAACGCAGATCTGCGCAAACTGGCCGTCAACATGGTGCCCTTCCCACGTCTGCACTTCTTCATGCCCGGTTTCGCCCCACTGACCAGCAGGGGAAGCCAGCAGTACCGCTCACTCACAGTGCCCGAGCTGACACAGCAGATGTTCGACGCCAAGAACATGATGGCCGCCTGCGACCCACGCCACGGCCGCTACCTCACTGTTGCTGCCATCTTCCGTGGCCGCATGTCCATGAAGGAAGTCGACGAGCAGATGCTCAACGTGCAGAACAAGAACAGCAGCTACTTCGTCGAATGGATCCCCAACAACGTCAAGACCGCTGTGTGCGACATCCCACCACGTGGCCTCAAGATGGCCGCCACCTTCATCGGCAACAGCACTGCCATCCAGGAGCTGTTCAAGCGCATCTCCGAGCAGTTCACTGCCATGTTCAGGCGCAAAGCTTTCCTGCACTGGTACACCGGCGAGGGTATGGATGAGATGGAGTTCACCGAAGCCGAGAGCAACATGAACGACCTGGTGTCCGAGTACCAGCAGTACCAGGACGCCACAGCTGAGGAAGAGGGCGAGTTtgaagaggaaggagaggaggagcTTGCGTAA
- the bcl2l16 gene encoding BCL2 like 16 isoform X2, which translates to MGLLDKPLIGQGLSSPDPLVREAYLMAYDYINYVTIKPGTSLGPAPSQASAALRHAGDELLQRFPIFFRRWPRVFRDVTEETACSTLLSILDEHFSQTRRRDLAWSAVLSVFVLAGQMALHCQKNGMNSVLPQIQQSVGSYVERVICPEIRDKGGWVLWLALGRSRLWRAR; encoded by the exons ATGGGCCTATTAGATAAGCCTCTGATTGGCCAGGGCCTGTCCAGCCCTGATCCCCTGGTTCGAGAAGCCTACCTAATGGCCTATGACTATATTAACTATGTAACAATCAAACCAGGCACATCACTAGGCCCAGCACCCTCTCAAGCCTCAGCAGCGTTGCGCCATGCAGGGGACGAGCTCCTCCAGCGCTTCCCGATCTTCTTCCGTCGCTGGCCACGTGTCTTCCGGGACGTGACAGAGGAGACAGCATGTTCTACACTGCTGTCCATACTGGACGAGCACTTCTCCCAGACGAGGCGCAGGGACCTGGCCTGGAGCGCCgtactctctgtgtttgtgcttgCTGGTCAGATGGCACTTCACTGCCAAAAAAATGGCATGAACAGTGTTCTACCCCAGATCCAGCAGTCTGTAGGCAGCTATGTTGAGAGAGTCATCTGCCCTGAGATCAGGGACAAGGGAGGATGG GTTTTGTGGCTCGCTTTGGGGAGAAGCAGACTTTGGAGGGCCAGGTAA
- the bcl2l16 gene encoding BCL2 like 16 isoform X1 — MGLLDKPLIGQGLSSPDPLVREAYLMAYDYINYVTIKPGTSLGPAPSQASAALRHAGDELLQRFPIFFRRWPRVFRDVTEETACSTLLSILDEHFSQTRRRDLAWSAVLSVFVLAGQMALHCQKNGMNSVLPQIQQSVGSYVERVICPEIRDKGGWSGFVARFGEKQTLEGQVKKVCCWSLLILSLGILTYFLWKRRLII; from the exons ATGGGCCTATTAGATAAGCCTCTGATTGGCCAGGGCCTGTCCAGCCCTGATCCCCTGGTTCGAGAAGCCTACCTAATGGCCTATGACTATATTAACTATGTAACAATCAAACCAGGCACATCACTAGGCCCAGCACCCTCTCAAGCCTCAGCAGCGTTGCGCCATGCAGGGGACGAGCTCCTCCAGCGCTTCCCGATCTTCTTCCGTCGCTGGCCACGTGTCTTCCGGGACGTGACAGAGGAGACAGCATGTTCTACACTGCTGTCCATACTGGACGAGCACTTCTCCCAGACGAGGCGCAGGGACCTGGCCTGGAGCGCCgtactctctgtgtttgtgcttgCTGGTCAGATGGCACTTCACTGCCAAAAAAATGGCATGAACAGTGTTCTACCCCAGATCCAGCAGTCTGTAGGCAGCTATGTTGAGAGAGTCATCTGCCCTGAGATCAGGGACAAGGGAGGATGG TCAGGTTTTGTGGCTCGCTTTGGGGAGAAGCAGACTTTGGAGGGCCAGGTAAAGAAGGTGTGCTGCTGGAGTTTGCTAATACTGAGCTTGGGGATCCTCACCTACTTCCTGTGGAAAAGAAGACTAATAATTTAG
- the fgf17 gene encoding fibroblast growth factor 17 isoform X2, whose translation MYGINQRCFYLSFHFFVVWCHAQHVREQGAQTDELSRRQVRVYQLYSRTSGRHVQIQGKRVSATAEDGNTFARLYVETDTFGSRVRIKGAESGRYLCMNRRGKLVGKASGRGRDCIFTEIVLENNYTAFQNAKYDGWYVAFTRKGRPIKASKTRENQREVHFIKRLHKGPLPFPNSDRPKHFEFISFPPMRRAKRNRKSHTAS comes from the exons ATGTATGGAATTAACCAGCGCTGTTTTTACTT ATCTTTTCACTTCTTCGTGGTCTGGTGCCATGCACag CACGTGAGGGAGCAGGGCGCGCAGACGGACGAGCTCAGCCGGCGGCAGGTGCGCGTGTACCAGCTCTACAGCCGCACCAGCGGGCGCCACGTGCAGATCCAGGGCAAGCGCGTGAGCGCCACCGCGGAGGACGGCAACACTTTCG CCAGGCTGTATGTGGAGACGGACACATTCGGCAGTCGGGTTCGGATCAAAGGAGCCGAGAGTGGTCGATATCTCTGTATGAACCGACGAGGAAAGCTGGTGGGCAAG GCCAGCGGCAGAGGCAGGGACTGCATCTTCACCGAGATCGTCCTGGAGAACAACTACACCGCCTTCCAGAACGCCAAGTATGACGGCTGGTACGTAGCCTTCACTAGGAAAGGGAGACCCATCAAAGCCTCCAAAACCAGGGAGAACCAGAGGGAAGTCCACTTCATCAAGCGGCTCCACAAAGGCCCCCTTCCCTTCCCCAACTCGGACCGACCTAAACACTTCGAGTTCATCAGCTTCCCTCCGATGCGGCGAGCCAAGCGTAACAGGAAATCACACACAGCTTCCTAA
- the fgf17 gene encoding fibroblast growth factor 17 isoform X1, whose amino-acid sequence MYGINQRCFYLSFHFFVVWCHAQGENEPSPDFKQHVREQGAQTDELSRRQVRVYQLYSRTSGRHVQIQGKRVSATAEDGNTFARLYVETDTFGSRVRIKGAESGRYLCMNRRGKLVGKASGRGRDCIFTEIVLENNYTAFQNAKYDGWYVAFTRKGRPIKASKTRENQREVHFIKRLHKGPLPFPNSDRPKHFEFISFPPMRRAKRNRKSHTAS is encoded by the exons ATGTATGGAATTAACCAGCGCTGTTTTTACTT ATCTTTTCACTTCTTCGTGGTCTGGTGCCATGCACag GGGGAGAATGAGCCTTCTCCTGATTTTAAGCAGCACGTGAGGGAGCAGGGCGCGCAGACGGACGAGCTCAGCCGGCGGCAGGTGCGCGTGTACCAGCTCTACAGCCGCACCAGCGGGCGCCACGTGCAGATCCAGGGCAAGCGCGTGAGCGCCACCGCGGAGGACGGCAACACTTTCG CCAGGCTGTATGTGGAGACGGACACATTCGGCAGTCGGGTTCGGATCAAAGGAGCCGAGAGTGGTCGATATCTCTGTATGAACCGACGAGGAAAGCTGGTGGGCAAG GCCAGCGGCAGAGGCAGGGACTGCATCTTCACCGAGATCGTCCTGGAGAACAACTACACCGCCTTCCAGAACGCCAAGTATGACGGCTGGTACGTAGCCTTCACTAGGAAAGGGAGACCCATCAAAGCCTCCAAAACCAGGGAGAACCAGAGGGAAGTCCACTTCATCAAGCGGCTCCACAAAGGCCCCCTTCCCTTCCCCAACTCGGACCGACCTAAACACTTCGAGTTCATCAGCTTCCCTCCGATGCGGCGAGCCAAGCGTAACAGGAAATCACACACAGCTTCCTAA